In Zonotrichia leucophrys gambelii isolate GWCS_2022_RI chromosome 14, RI_Zleu_2.0, whole genome shotgun sequence, a single window of DNA contains:
- the KDM8 gene encoding bifunctional peptidase and arginyl-hydroxylase JMJD5 isoform X2, with translation MAATGSAEGASDSPALWAEVRALLPRAEEGLTLALSGEVEDCVLPLLRRARSLLYGAAGRPGAATAAALERLSDVLRDYSWEKLNAGPWREVGKGWRQVYAYGCLFGALAEVAAGRPLARAVRLCDLGLLMGASVLDNVLARLVRALQPHLPRAAPRDGARAQSVRPEAPPPCAVQHEELIPHLRCPSLEHFRDNYLVPQRPVVLEGVMDHWPCMKKWSVDYFCQVAGCRTVPVELGARYTDEEWSQQLMTVSDFISQYIMDENNVGYLAQHQLFDQIPELKEDISIPDYCCLGEGEEDDITINAWFGPGGTVSPLHQDPQQNFLAQVLGRKYIRLYSPQDSENLYPHESQILHNTSQVDVEDPDLVKFPNFTKAAFQSCILMPGQILFIPVKYWHYVRSLELSFSVSFWWS, from the exons ATGGCGGCGACCGGCAGCGCGGAGGGCGCGAGCGACAGCCCCGCGCTGTGGGCCGAGGTGCGGGCGCTGCTGCCCCGCGCCGAGGAGGGGCTGACCTTGGCGCTGAGCGGCGAGGTGGAGGACTGCGTCCTGCCGCTGCTGCGGCGGGCCCGCTCGCTGCTCTACGGCGCGGcgggccggcccggggcggcAACGGCGGCGGCGCTGGAGCGCCTCAGCGACGTCCTGCGTGACTACTCCTGGGAGAAGCTGAACGCGGGGCCATGGCGGGAGGTCGGCAAGGGCTGGCGCCAGGTCTACGCCTACGGCTGCCTCTTCGGGGCGCTGGCCGAGGTGGCCGCGGGCCGCCCGCTCGCGCGCGCCGTGCGGCTCTGcgacctggggctgctcatgggCGCCTCCGTCCTGGACAACGTCCTGGCGCGCCTGGTGCGCGCGCTGCAGCCGCACCTGCCCCGCGCGGCGCCGCGCGACGGAGCCCGCGCCCAG AGCGTCCGGCCCGAGGCGCCGCCGCCCTGCGCCGTGCAGCATGAGGAGCTGATCCCGCACCTTCGCTGTCCCTCGCTGGAGCACTTCAGAGACAACTACCTCGTTCCCCAGCGGCCCGTGGTCCTGGAGGGCGTCATGGATCACTGGCCGTGTATGAAGAAGTGGAG tgtgGACTATTTCTGTCAAGTCGCAGGCTGCCGCACAGTCCCTGTGGAGTTGGGTGCTCGGTATACAGATGAGGAATGGTCTCAGCAGCTCATGACTGTCAGTGACTTCATCAGCCAGTATATCATGGATGAG AACAATGTAGGATACCTTGCCCAGCACCAGCTTTTTGATCAG ATCCCAGAACTGAAAGAAGATATCAGTATCCCTGACTACTGCTGcctgggggaaggggaagaagatgACATCACCATTAATGCCTGGTTTGGTCCAGGAGGGACAGTCTCACCTCTTCATCAGGATCCCCAGCAAAATTTTTTAGCCCAG GTACTTGGAAGAAAGTATATCCGTCTCTATTCACCACAAGACTCAGAAAACCTGTACCCCCATGAAAGCCAAATTCTTCACAACACTAGTCAG GTTGATGTGGAAGATCCAGACTTGGTCAAGTTTCCAAATTTCACAAAGGCTGCATTTCAGTCCTGTATTCTGATGCCTG
- the KDM8 gene encoding bifunctional peptidase and arginyl-hydroxylase JMJD5 isoform X1, with amino-acid sequence MAATGSAEGASDSPALWAEVRALLPRAEEGLTLALSGEVEDCVLPLLRRARSLLYGAAGRPGAATAAALERLSDVLRDYSWEKLNAGPWREVGKGWRQVYAYGCLFGALAEVAAGRPLARAVRLCDLGLLMGASVLDNVLARLVRALQPHLPRAAPRDGARAQVAPAPPEPLPRRPGLPVPAADGERPFQSVRPEAPPPCAVQHEELIPHLRCPSLEHFRDNYLVPQRPVVLEGVMDHWPCMKKWSVDYFCQVAGCRTVPVELGARYTDEEWSQQLMTVSDFISQYIMDENNVGYLAQHQLFDQIPELKEDISIPDYCCLGEGEEDDITINAWFGPGGTVSPLHQDPQQNFLAQVLGRKYIRLYSPQDSENLYPHESQILHNTSQVDVEDPDLVKFPNFTKAAFQSCILMPGQILFIPVKYWHYVRSLELSFSVSFWWS; translated from the exons ATGGCGGCGACCGGCAGCGCGGAGGGCGCGAGCGACAGCCCCGCGCTGTGGGCCGAGGTGCGGGCGCTGCTGCCCCGCGCCGAGGAGGGGCTGACCTTGGCGCTGAGCGGCGAGGTGGAGGACTGCGTCCTGCCGCTGCTGCGGCGGGCCCGCTCGCTGCTCTACGGCGCGGcgggccggcccggggcggcAACGGCGGCGGCGCTGGAGCGCCTCAGCGACGTCCTGCGTGACTACTCCTGGGAGAAGCTGAACGCGGGGCCATGGCGGGAGGTCGGCAAGGGCTGGCGCCAGGTCTACGCCTACGGCTGCCTCTTCGGGGCGCTGGCCGAGGTGGCCGCGGGCCGCCCGCTCGCGCGCGCCGTGCGGCTCTGcgacctggggctgctcatgggCGCCTCCGTCCTGGACAACGTCCTGGCGCGCCTGGTGCGCGCGCTGCAGCCGCACCTGCCCCGCGCGGCGCCGCGCGACGGAGCCCGCGCCCAGGTAGCGCCCGCGCCCCCCGAGCCCCTCCCCCGGCGGCCCGGCCTCCCTGTGCCGGCTGCTGACGGGGAGCGTCCGTTCCAGAGCGTCCGGCCCGAGGCGCCGCCGCCCTGCGCCGTGCAGCATGAGGAGCTGATCCCGCACCTTCGCTGTCCCTCGCTGGAGCACTTCAGAGACAACTACCTCGTTCCCCAGCGGCCCGTGGTCCTGGAGGGCGTCATGGATCACTGGCCGTGTATGAAGAAGTGGAG tgtgGACTATTTCTGTCAAGTCGCAGGCTGCCGCACAGTCCCTGTGGAGTTGGGTGCTCGGTATACAGATGAGGAATGGTCTCAGCAGCTCATGACTGTCAGTGACTTCATCAGCCAGTATATCATGGATGAG AACAATGTAGGATACCTTGCCCAGCACCAGCTTTTTGATCAG ATCCCAGAACTGAAAGAAGATATCAGTATCCCTGACTACTGCTGcctgggggaaggggaagaagatgACATCACCATTAATGCCTGGTTTGGTCCAGGAGGGACAGTCTCACCTCTTCATCAGGATCCCCAGCAAAATTTTTTAGCCCAG GTACTTGGAAGAAAGTATATCCGTCTCTATTCACCACAAGACTCAGAAAACCTGTACCCCCATGAAAGCCAAATTCTTCACAACACTAGTCAG GTTGATGTGGAAGATCCAGACTTGGTCAAGTTTCCAAATTTCACAAAGGCTGCATTTCAGTCCTGTATTCTGATGCCTG
- the KDM8 gene encoding bifunctional peptidase and arginyl-hydroxylase JMJD5 isoform X3 → MAATGSAEGASDSPALWAEVRALLPRAEEGLTLALSGEVEDCVLPLLRRARSLLYGAAGRPGAATAAALERLSDVLRDYSWEKLNAGPWREVGKGWRQVYAYGCLFGALAEVAAGRPLARAVRLCDLGLLMGASVLDNVLARLVRALQPHLPRAAPRDGARAQSVRPEAPPPCAVQHEELIPHLRCPSLEHFRDNYLVPQRPVVLEGVMDHWPCMKKWSVDYFCQVAGCRTVPVELGARYTDEEWSQQLMTVSDFISQYIMDEIPELKEDISIPDYCCLGEGEEDDITINAWFGPGGTVSPLHQDPQQNFLAQVLGRKYIRLYSPQDSENLYPHESQILHNTSQVDVEDPDLVKFPNFTKAAFQSCILMPGQILFIPVKYWHYVRSLELSFSVSFWWS, encoded by the exons ATGGCGGCGACCGGCAGCGCGGAGGGCGCGAGCGACAGCCCCGCGCTGTGGGCCGAGGTGCGGGCGCTGCTGCCCCGCGCCGAGGAGGGGCTGACCTTGGCGCTGAGCGGCGAGGTGGAGGACTGCGTCCTGCCGCTGCTGCGGCGGGCCCGCTCGCTGCTCTACGGCGCGGcgggccggcccggggcggcAACGGCGGCGGCGCTGGAGCGCCTCAGCGACGTCCTGCGTGACTACTCCTGGGAGAAGCTGAACGCGGGGCCATGGCGGGAGGTCGGCAAGGGCTGGCGCCAGGTCTACGCCTACGGCTGCCTCTTCGGGGCGCTGGCCGAGGTGGCCGCGGGCCGCCCGCTCGCGCGCGCCGTGCGGCTCTGcgacctggggctgctcatgggCGCCTCCGTCCTGGACAACGTCCTGGCGCGCCTGGTGCGCGCGCTGCAGCCGCACCTGCCCCGCGCGGCGCCGCGCGACGGAGCCCGCGCCCAG AGCGTCCGGCCCGAGGCGCCGCCGCCCTGCGCCGTGCAGCATGAGGAGCTGATCCCGCACCTTCGCTGTCCCTCGCTGGAGCACTTCAGAGACAACTACCTCGTTCCCCAGCGGCCCGTGGTCCTGGAGGGCGTCATGGATCACTGGCCGTGTATGAAGAAGTGGAG tgtgGACTATTTCTGTCAAGTCGCAGGCTGCCGCACAGTCCCTGTGGAGTTGGGTGCTCGGTATACAGATGAGGAATGGTCTCAGCAGCTCATGACTGTCAGTGACTTCATCAGCCAGTATATCATGGATGAG ATCCCAGAACTGAAAGAAGATATCAGTATCCCTGACTACTGCTGcctgggggaaggggaagaagatgACATCACCATTAATGCCTGGTTTGGTCCAGGAGGGACAGTCTCACCTCTTCATCAGGATCCCCAGCAAAATTTTTTAGCCCAG GTACTTGGAAGAAAGTATATCCGTCTCTATTCACCACAAGACTCAGAAAACCTGTACCCCCATGAAAGCCAAATTCTTCACAACACTAGTCAG GTTGATGTGGAAGATCCAGACTTGGTCAAGTTTCCAAATTTCACAAAGGCTGCATTTCAGTCCTGTATTCTGATGCCTG